From a single Micromonospora pallida genomic region:
- a CDS encoding C39 family peptidase produces MTTLIRKAALTAAGAALVGGALAAPATAFAAPASTHTPTASVTTDRGHDRDGGGKGGKELRVRYEAQPNFYYCGPAAARNALTTMDKNVSQDDMAHEMGTTENGTDSAHQITKALNVKAGKDTFRTVEISSAKADDAQTDTLRKDVVKAVDNGHGIVANIAGTATDTEGGVHSFEGGHYISVVGYRDGGETVKISDSANPDQSSYWITTDALADWTATRGYSA; encoded by the coding sequence ATGACCACGCTGATCCGTAAGGCTGCTCTGACCGCTGCTGGTGCCGCTCTCGTCGGTGGCGCCCTGGCCGCCCCGGCCACTGCTTTCGCCGCCCCCGCCAGCACGCACACCCCGACCGCCTCGGTGACCACTGACCGCGGCCACGACCGTGACGGTGGTGGCAAGGGCGGTAAGGAGCTGCGGGTGCGGTACGAGGCTCAGCCGAACTTCTACTACTGCGGTCCCGCTGCGGCGCGTAACGCGCTCACCACGATGGACAAGAACGTCTCGCAGGACGACATGGCCCACGAGATGGGCACCACCGAGAACGGCACCGACAGCGCCCACCAGATCACCAAGGCGCTGAACGTCAAGGCGGGTAAGGACACCTTCCGCACGGTGGAGATCTCCAGCGCCAAGGCCGACGACGCGCAGACCGACACCCTGCGCAAGGATGTCGTCAAGGCCGTCGACAACGGTCACGGCATCGTGGCGAACATCGCTGGCACCGCCACCGACACTGAAGGCGGTGTCCACTCCTTCGAGGGCGGCCACTACATCAGCGTCGTGGGATACCGTGACGGCGGCGAGACCGTGAAGATCTCCGACTCCGCCAACCCGGACCAGTCCTCGTACTGGATCACCACCGACGCCCTCGCCGACTGGACCGCCACCCGCGGCTACTCCGCCTGA